The DNA window TAATGGACTCCAGCATCTCAGAGTGAGAGAACTTCTCAGGTGGGACTATATAATGTGGCAGTGGACAAGCTGGTCTCTCTTTATTTTGGGCTGTGTTAAGTCTGCAAGGGCATGGTTTTGCATATCCTTGCataaagggagaagaaaaaaggaaaggcagtCAATATACTGTAAATGATGACTGGGATCGCCTGGAAGTGATAAAGGATCTGTTagatatttcaaagaaaacactgatttgcCCCTTGTTTATTAAATGGATGAACATTGAATGGTGTTGGCCACAGCAGCCGCACAATGATTTTTAAAGCCAGTTAAGGAATCTGGATTCCTGACAGCCTGAATGTATTTTACTGATGTCTCATAAGTGTATCTATTACATGGAGATGTGATGAATATCAAGCAATAATAAAGGCTAAGCAGAATTAGTGAGCAAAAAAATGCCCTACTAAAAACCATCTCTGGTCTCACAATCAACTGTATTGGACTACTATATTCTATGAACTTTTCCTTACTCTTAGCTGCAGATTATAACACAAAAGATATTCTCATATTGAAGCACTGGTATAGATTAAAATGTCTTAACAGTTTGGATTTTACTTAAGCAATTACAAGAGTTCTTTCTACAAAATGTATTGATTTtattccagaaaaataaattcccatTTACAATTGGGTTTTCATAACATGAAACAATTAGCCATTTTATTGCTAGTGCATATAGGGTAATGTCACATTTCATACAATTTCAGTAcaagtgaaaaaatataatatatggCTGATTGAAATTGATAGCTACATTAACATTTATAgatctatatatatttattttacaagttGTTAGTAGTTTAGAGGGATATCGGTGTTTTAAACTACCAACATTCATATGGCTCCAATTCAAATATATGAATTGTTTGATGCGCTATAAATATATTCCAAAGTACATTTCATTGAAGAAGTCAAAGCTGTGCACTAAAATATGTCAAAAACATGCCTTGTGAAAATACTACAGACAGAGCATTGACTGTCTGTGGAGCATGAAAATGCCACTGGTGCTATCATTACTAgttggaaaatgaaaacaatgtcATGATTACAGGATTAGGTGATGGAGATACATGCTTCCTGTCATCTTatttcagcagagctgggaccaAATTATCTTCTGTTACTCAATGTAAACCAGGATGAAGTCCACCAAATTAGCAGAACTGCTTCTGGATTAGCATTAGGtaaacaaaaccagcatctgGCTGGAGATCAGGCACAGGCCCACTGGTTTCAGTAGAGCTGGCCCTAGATTTTCACTAGTGGAAGTGAGAGCAGAACATGTACCAGCTGAGCTGTTCCCCTAAGTTAGGAAGGCAGGATTGAAGCACATAATCACCTTTGTCAAACCCGACAAATTTCCTAAGTGCCTCCTAAATTTCAGATCTTATGAACAGCACCAAGGGTTCATTGGGGCTGATAGCAAGCAGAAACTTAGGCAGGGGCTTGAGAACTTTCCCAAGTTGGAAAACAAAGTAGCCCAAGCCCCTAGGATAGTCAGCATGAGCCACATCCTGCTCTTAGGTTCAGTTGTGCCTAAATCCAAAGCCATCCTGGCAGCATTAACCTGGATTAACTCTGCAGAGAATTTGCCCAAAGGACAAGAGGCTGAGTGCTGGCGGCAAAGAAGGCACTGAGCATCAGATGAGGTGGGATGAGCTGTCAGAGCTGGAATCCCAGTCAGTTTGTTAGCTggcttccttccctcctcctccttacTCTTGGCCCCAGTGTGATCCTGAATGGGCCACATGGAGGAATCTCTCCATCTCTGGAAGCATTTCTTGTCTTGCTTATTGTAAAAGTACAAGGGAACAaagattgtttgtttgtttgtttgtttttccaactCTACCCCTTGTTTGGCAGatgcatttgcaaagcaaaTAGTGGAAGGCATTCAGCTACCTGTACTGCCTCACATCTGCCCTGGGGCCATACCCTTCCTCACATTTCTCCAAGAATGCATTGCTTTTGCAAATGACTGGATTCCAGCTCTGTCTTTACCCTACAGATGCAGGGGCACAAGGTTCAGCATGGTTACAGTGGTTACTGAGGGGTGGTAATGTGGTGGCAAGGGTGGAAGGGATACTGAGTGCACAGGTAGGCTTGCTGGCCAAAATACTGCTGCAGGATCAATTGCAGGGGCCTGGGCAAGCAAGGAAACATTTTGTACCATCACAAGTCATCCCAGGAAGGCTGGAGCCCTCCCCTGCTGCTCAGCACAGAAATGttctctgtgctgctcttgCTTACTGTAAAATTGAACTAAGATAGGCTGTGTCCACCTTGGGATAGCCTTGATCACCCACtttaaaagggaataaaaacagattttaaaagtttgaatTTGCCCAGTATGGCTGGTTTTCCCCTGGCCATGCGGGAGAGCCTTATTCATGGCAGCACATCTTGCCTTGGCCAATATTAATAGCACTCCACACttatcaaaacagaaacaatatTTAGCATGAAGACCCCCTCAGCCTCAGCTGCCTGTGCAAACAGACTCCCAGTGTAACATGGAGAAGGGGCTCCAAAGAAACTGGAACAATATAGATTTTTAATTCATTGTAGTTTGGCTTGAGGAATAGGGGGCATAAAGGAAGTATTTTCCTTGGGAGAATGgctcttttaaaaaagaggATGAGTTGGGGAACCCAGAATGGATTCATTAGGATAGATTTTGCCTCAAATCCTGGGAAAACTCTCCCTTTAACATTTAGGATATACTAGAAGCCGTTGTTTTAATACAGACTAGGTCATCTCCAAACCCATCTTCAAAACAATATCTGATTCCACGAGTAGTTTGTCCATATGGTAGGAGCCAGCCCTTAATGTTCTACCCTTTAATAACTCTGGATGTTAGGTGTTAAGTCCATTTGTCTCTTGCCTTACTTGTTTAAAGCTTTCTCCAGATATTCCTGGATCCACTTTAACTTGGGATCAATGCACACTTGCTTGCTGTTGCTCTTGAGCCTTGCACTGCCAAATGAGAAAAGTCAGAGTGAGTCTAGTGTGTGATACTCCTCAGTCCATACCCACCTCGCGATGCCTGATTTTGCACACAGGTTTGAAATTCTATTAGGGACAGTAGAGCTATGTCTTCCTTGAGTGTCAGTGCTGCTCTAAGCTAATCCATGAAGAGGATGGGTTATGCCCACCATCCTCGACGTACCTATTATAAATAGCCCTGGTTTCAAAGCACTGGTACCATCTGTCTCTGATGCTGATTCTTGTGGTCTGTATTGAGATGCATGTGGGGGTGGGACAGATACAGAATTTGAATCTAAGTTTTCCAATTCATACCTGGGCTGTTACGAGCTCAGTGCTGACAACGATTaaatttcatttggaaatacTGACATGGTAAATATAGGTAATTTTctcaattaattaattaataacaGCTTTTGGATTCAACCCAAAATTGAAGTTTCACATGTTTTAGGGACAGACACCAAATCATACCTCTTGGATGCCCTGAAAGGGTCTGATCACACATTAGCCTTTTGTTTTATACGAGTCTGAACTAACAGTTTGCAGGCAGGAAGACAACTGGCAGTACCATAGTGGCGGAGGCAAGTTTTTCCTCATGTATTTGCTCCACActggaaacaaaagcagaaacctCCTGAGGGGTTACTCCTGAGTATCCAAGCTGTACTTTGCACACCAAACTGTTTAGCTAATTTGAGTTTCCTGTGAATTTGGCATTAGGGCTATCTGTGTCTTTTGTACAGAAGCAGTACAAATAGCCTTTCAGCAGGTCTGACCCTCCAAGGGATCTCAGGGCTTCTTAAGAGATCTGTGATCTCCCACATTCCCCAAAGTGCTCTGCCACTGCTCCAGCTGCTTAGAAACTTCCTCTTAAACAGCAGTTTCATGGAAATGCCTATAGGAATAAGTTCAgtgctttttaaagtattttgctggATGGAAGCCAAAATGTTCTCCGctttataaaacaaaatctgCAGAATATGAAACTATGGTGTAAGAAGTAACAGGTCAAAAAGGCTCCTTGGTCTGAAGTTATGCAACAACACAGCTGTAACATAAACACATCGAAGATTCAGTCTTGCAAGCCCTGTGCCAATAAAAAAGATGAATGAGCCTAATTCATATTTCCCTTACAGCAGTGCCAAGCTGGAGTATTTCCAGTGGAGTGATACCAACAGAGAGCAAGAATGGATTTGCTGATGTTAGCAATGCCTGGGAACTCTTGAGCTGGCCTCACAGGATACAGAACCAAAAGCACACGTAACCAGCCTTAGGCCACATGCAATGCAATTCCTGTCACCCTGGATTTTTTTTAGACATTTAATTCTGAGCCTGTTAACCCCTGTTCCTTGTACAGTCATGGCAGAGACCTAGGCAATTGTATGGAGTATTAATCTAAACTAGTTTAGGTGTCTACTTTAAGATGCAATTAATTGCATGCAAAAAATGCCTATTTCCCCAtaatgaaaagcaggaaaattagGGTGAGCATTGTAGAAGCAGACATTGACAGAGCAGATTCCTGAATTTGGAGAGATGACTTCTAAcagaagcaaaggcaaaagcCTGCTCTTAGGCTTTTTGTTCAGGTACAATTCCCTTCAACCATAAAAGGGAATGTAGTTGTGCAAAAGTAtccaaaagaaaccaaacaaacaaacaaaacaaaacaaaaaacaaacaaacaatcaaaaaacccaaacaatttgAAACTATCTGATTTCATTGAGATTCTTTATTCCTGAAAACAGTAGCTTCTAATTAACACCTCCACTGTAAAATGCCTATCCACTAAATTCAGAGTGTGCTTACAACCACCAATATGAGAAATTCGTATGTTAGATTTGATTCCATTTCAGCTTCTGTTTCGATAAAGACCTAGTTCAAACTCATGATGTTTCAGGGGTATTTGGAGGTAAGTTTTTAAGTGCCTTACTTTTCAAAGTACCAACCATAGGTTCATGTGTTCTGTGTGCCACTAAATCATATTGCAAACATGAGCTGCTTGTGTTTCTGCATTTCATGCTCCTATGTATTTCTAATTACTATAATCCCATGttaattaagagaaaaatgtctACTCTATCCTGTCTTAAACGCCAGTCATTTTCTTGAAATGACTCCAGAAAATTCCAAATCCTCTACGAAGTCTTAGTGCTGGGACCCTTATGACATCCATTTACAATCCCAGAGCACAAATCCATACACTACTGCATTTTGGATGCTTGCCTCTAAAATCATTTATAGGTAGAGATCAGAGTTAGTCACAGCTGGTTTTGCCATTTTTGcgaaaggaaattatttctcaGCTGAGGCTTACATTTTTCTCACTGTCCTCTACCAAATCCTAAGGCAGAAGCATGCATGAGAAAATGTATATGATCTACCCAGAGtggtttaaaaaaggaaaacatcataTGAATAAAAACTGGTTCATGAATGGATGCATGCTATCTGTAGATTCCTGAGAAATCTCATGCAACTGTATCAGTTTTCTGAGTAGAAGATTGTCTTGCATGACAGAAGATGGATTTCCACAGAAGGTAAGTTACAACTGGAAGGGCTAAACATGGATCAAAGACGAAACTAGTGTTAGGAGCACTGAACAGAAACACTGTCTAGTCACTAAGACCCTGTTACAGAGACTAACAGAAGCTGATGGCAGTAGGGCTCCCTTGCAATGAAAAGATGAATGCTAAcgtttttcttctgaagattcTAAGTtttgggagaggagagagggggcCAACCATGAACAAATGAACCAAAAAGACCTTCCTAAAAACACACATACTCAGAAGTCTACaaccctattttttttctgaaaatcagtgtttcttttacagcaaaaataaagagGTTATTTTCCGCGGGGAACCTATAATCTGTGTCCTGTTGTGATCTGTGATTTAACAGAGTCTGTCAGTACCTGGTGTGTCCCTAGATCAGGTTAGCACATGTTAAGGGTCTGTACCTCCTGTGCAGGCTACACAAAATCTGGGAATTCCTTTTCCCTGTTTATCTCCTTCCTGTGGAGAAGTGGAGCATTAGGAGACTCAGACTATGGTAAAGTCTTTTTCTCAAGGTGTTAAGTTCCACATCTAAGGCAATGGACATCCTTTGTGTGAGGCAAAGCAATATCCAGCTGTATGTGACACATGGGGTGAAGAGATGAATTGGAAATAATAGCATAACACACAGACTGAATTGCAGCCACCAAAGCAGGAACTAGCTCTGTGACTCTTCCTTTTGACACCTGAGATTTGCAACcagatgaaaagagaaagagacttACACAATCTGAAGTGAGCAGTTGGGTGTGGAGAGGATTTTGAGGTGCTTAATGTTGGCTCTTGCCACGTTGCTCTCGTAGAATCGACATGGGCACCGGTAAGTCAGGCTGACAGGTTTCTCTGTGAAACACAGGGAGAGAAAGGACACATTACTCCCTCTTGCTCCCGCATCAGCAGCACAGATACACAGACCAGGGCTGACAGAAACTCCTTCCAAATATGCAGGTGAAAAAAAGCAATCGAAAAGATGTAGCTTTGGGAGGGCATTTGCCCACAGCTCACAGCACAGTCCCTTTACCCCAGTACCCAGCCTTTCAATAATGATGCGTGggattttggaaaacaaaagaagagggagagaaaatggAGATAAGTAAAGAAGAAGAGATTAGAATAAGGAACCGCTCCATTGTGCAGTGATGCTCCTGGTAATTAGACAAGATAAAGGCCATAAGAGGGGGCACTTGTCCTCAGTGTTGTTCTTGCCAAATGATTTTGACCCGAGGCCAAATTAGAAGGTAGCTAGAAGAAA is part of the Columba livia isolate bColLiv1 breed racing homer chromosome 6, bColLiv1.pat.W.v2, whole genome shotgun sequence genome and encodes:
- the CXCL12 gene encoding stromal cell-derived factor 1 isoform X2, giving the protein MDLRALALLAFALAIISLSEEKPVSLTYRCPCRFYESNVARANIKHLKILSTPNCSLQIVARLKSNSKQVCIDPKLKWIQEYLEKALNKRFKM
- the CXCL12 gene encoding stromal cell-derived factor 1 isoform X1; translated protein: MDLRALALLAFALAIISLSEEKPVSLTYRCPCRFYESNVARANIKHLKILSTPNCSLQIVARLKSNSKQVCIDPKLKWIQEYLEKALNKPRHRTHKKKQQKKRGPLCPSRATPLKSPGRKNGGSRCKRQAL